The proteins below come from a single Eucalyptus grandis isolate ANBG69807.140 chromosome 3, ASM1654582v1, whole genome shotgun sequence genomic window:
- the LOC104438211 gene encoding arginine--tRNA ligase, chloroplastic/mitochondrial isoform X2: MASDQENIGNVRKQLAKLFETSLRTTVPEESDVEPLVAACTAKFGDYQCNNAMSLWPRIKGKKTEFRGPPAVGQALMKNLPSSEMVEACSVAGPGFVNVTLSKNWIAKNIQKMLIDGIETCAPGLSVKRVVVDFSSPNIAKEMHVGHLRSTIIGDTLARMLEFSNVEVLRRNHVGDWGTQFGMLIEFLFEKFPDWENAGDTAIGDLQAFYKASKQKFDEDPVFKERAQKAVVRLQGGEPRYRSAWTQICDISRREFDGVYQRLGVSLEEKGESFYNPYIPSVLEKLSELGLVEESEGARVIFVEGFERPVIVVKKDGGYNYASTDLAALWYRLNIEKAEWIIYVTDVGQSEHFQMFFKAAKRAGWLPDDDKAYPRTNHVGFGLVLGEDGKRFRTRSTEVVRLADLLDEAKARSKAALIERGKDKEWSEEDLDKIAEAVGYGAVKYADLKNNRTTNYTFNFDQMLNDKGNTAVYLLYAHARMCSIIRKSGKDIEELKKTGSIALNHPDERALGLHLLQFGETVEEACTNLLPNVLCEYLYNLSENFTKFYSNCQVVGSAEETSRLLLCEATAVVMRKCFHLLGIVPVHKL; this comes from the exons ATGGCGAGT GATCAAGAAAACATTGGCAATGTGAGGAAACAGCTGGCAAAGCTGTTTGAGACATCTCTTAGGACAACTGTCCCTGAGGAATCAGATGTTGAGCCCTTGGTTGCTGCTTGCACTGCCAAGTTTGGCGATTACCAATG CAACAATGCTATGAGCCTATGGCCAAGGATCAAAGGTAAAAAGACAGAATTCAGGGGTCCCCCGGCAGTAGGACAG GCACTTATGAAGAACCTTCCTTCATCTGAAATGGTAGAGGCGTGCTCTGTTGCTGGACCTGGATTTGTGAACGTCACGTTATCGAAGAATTGGATTGCCAAG AACATTCAGAAGATGCTGATTGATGGAATTGAAACATGCGCGCCAGGGCTCTCAGTTAAAAGGGTGGtggttgatttttcttctcctaACATTGCAAAAGAAATGCATGTTGGACATTTGAGATCTACTATAATTGGAGATACACTGGCCCGCATGCTGGAGTTTTCAAACGTTGAAGTTCTTCGTAGAAACCATGTTGGTGATTGGGGTACACAG TTTGGCATGTTAATTGAGTTCCTTTTCGAGAAGTTCCCAGATTGGGAAAATGCTGGTGACACTGCCATTGGAGACCTGCAG GCATTTTATAAGGCATCAAAACAGAAATTTGATGAGGATCCTGTTTTTAAGGAGAGGGCACAGAAGGCTGTGGTTCGCCTCCAG GGTGGGGAACCAAGGTACCGCAGTGCATGGACGCAAATCTGTGATATTAGCCGAAGGGAGTTTGATGGGGTTTATCAGCGCCTTGGGGTTTCATTGGAGGAGAAG GGAGAAAGCTTCTACAACCCATATATTCCTAGTGTACTGGAGAAGCTGAGCGAATTAGGGCTAGTAGAAGAAAGTGAAGGAGCTCGTGTGATATTTGTTGAAGGTTTTGAGAGACCTGTTATCGTGGTGAAGAAAGACGGCGGTTACAACTATGCATCAACTGATCTCGCTGCTCTTTG GTATCGCCTGAACATAGAAAAGGCTGAGTGGATTATTTATGTCACCGATGTTGGTCAGTCTGAGCACTTTCAAATGTTTTTCAAG GCTGCTAAGCGTGCAGGTTGGCTTCCTGATGATGATAAAGCATACCCTAGGACCAACCATGTTGGCTTTGGTCTTGTTCTTGGTGAAGATGGTAAGCGTTTTCGAACTCGCAGTACTGAAGTCGTTAGACTTGCGGATTTACTGGATGAAGCCAAAGCTCGCAGTAAAGCAGCACTTATTGAACGTG GCAAGGATAAGGAATGGAGCGAGGAGGATCTTGACAAAATTGCAGAGGCAGTGGGTTATGGAGCTGTGAA GTATGCTGACTTGAAGAACAATAGGACCACCAACTACACCTTCAACTTTGATCAAATGCTTAATGATAAG GGGAATACTGCTGTCTATCTGTTGTATGCCCATGCTAGGATGTGCTCAATTATCAGAAAATCTGGTAAAGATATAGAGGAACTCAAGAAA ACCGGAAGCATAGCATTGAATCATCCAGATGAACGGGCATTGGGGCTTCATTTGCTCCAATTCGGTGAG ACTGTGGAGGAGGCTTGCACTAATCTGTTGCCCAATGTGTTGTGTGAATACCTGTACAATTTGTCAGAGAATTTTACCAAATTCTATTCGAACTGCCAG GTGGTTGGATCAGCAGAGGAGACCAGCAGGTTGCTGCTGTGCGAAGCAACCGCAGTTGTCATGAGGAAATGCTTCCATCTCCTTGGGATAGTGCCCGTCCACAAGTTATAA
- the LOC104438210 gene encoding uncharacterized protein DDB_G0271670 isoform X2: protein MTSMGGEDQSFGDLGLEFLDGRPRNEGWRITEVGGGDNVCGDSESRETSMEDQGSRDSQESSSSSSSLSSSSDLLEDASSSSPSVSKSTLYSFPSSSSSSSSLAGQHGPLYELSDLMAQLPIKRGLSRYYDGKSQSFTSLASCESLQDLVKKERPCIKRLKLCKSYGGGLDSSGKSFSPKAIISKKGSSSRSAFSSSSSSSSSAASHLGKRFTSLGNRPPVPILKTF from the exons atGACATCAATGGGTGGAGAAGACCAGAGCTTTGGCGATCTGGGTTTGGAGTTTCTCGACGGTCGTCCGAGGAACGAGGGGTGGAGGATCACGGAAGTTGGTGGTGGTGATAATGTCTGCGGCGATTCGGAATCGAGAGAGACGTCTATGGAAGATCAAGGGTCGAGAGACTCTCAAGaatcctcgtcgtcgtcgtcgtcgctgtCATCTTCGTCCGATCTCCTGgaggatgcttcttcttcttcgccttcGGTTTCCAAGTCGACCCTCTATTCGTTTCCTTCGtcttcctcgtcgtcgtcgtctcttGCGGGCCAGCACGGACCTCTGTACGAGTTATCGGACCTCATGGCTCAGCTTCCTATAAA GAGAGGGCTCTCGAGGTATTATGACGGGAAGTCGCAGTCGTTCACGTCGTTGGCGAGCTGCGAGAGCCTGCAGGATCTGGTGAAGAAGGAGAGACCCTGCATAAAGAGATTGAAGCTGTGCAAGAGCTATGGAGGAGGCCTGGACAGTTCCGGCAAGTCGTTCAGTCCCAAGGCGATCATATCGAAGAAGGGTTCGTCATCAAGATCTGCCTTCtcatcgtcgtcttcttcttcttcttctgctgcttcACATCTAGGGAAGAGGTTTACTTCACTCGGCAATAGACCGCCCGTTCCGATACTCAAGACCTTTTGA
- the LOC104438210 gene encoding uncharacterized protein DDB_G0271670 isoform X1: MRIGGKKPDDDDNCLRIKPHNVPRKINRVRVYLYAAPRCFLKSDPADHHFIHPLHRKSSEIRPQHNLSLSLSDMTSMGGEDQSFGDLGLEFLDGRPRNEGWRITEVGGGDNVCGDSESRETSMEDQGSRDSQESSSSSSSLSSSSDLLEDASSSSPSVSKSTLYSFPSSSSSSSSLAGQHGPLYELSDLMAQLPIKRGLSRYYDGKSQSFTSLASCESLQDLVKKERPCIKRLKLCKSYGGGLDSSGKSFSPKAIISKKGSSSRSAFSSSSSSSSSAASHLGKRFTSLGNRPPVPILKTF, from the exons ATGAGAATCGGGGGGAAGAAGCCCGACGATGACGACAACTGCCTGAGGATAAAGCCCCATAACGTACCAAGGAAAATAAATAG AGTACGTGTGTATTTATATGCTGCGCCCAGATGCTTCCTTAAGAGCGACCCTGCAGATCATCACTTCATCCATCCTCTGCACAGAAAGTCTTCAGAGATAAGACCACaacacaatctctctctctctctctcagacatGACATCAATGGGTGGAGAAGACCAGAGCTTTGGCGATCTGGGTTTGGAGTTTCTCGACGGTCGTCCGAGGAACGAGGGGTGGAGGATCACGGAAGTTGGTGGTGGTGATAATGTCTGCGGCGATTCGGAATCGAGAGAGACGTCTATGGAAGATCAAGGGTCGAGAGACTCTCAAGaatcctcgtcgtcgtcgtcgtcgctgtCATCTTCGTCCGATCTCCTGgaggatgcttcttcttcttcgccttcGGTTTCCAAGTCGACCCTCTATTCGTTTCCTTCGtcttcctcgtcgtcgtcgtctcttGCGGGCCAGCACGGACCTCTGTACGAGTTATCGGACCTCATGGCTCAGCTTCCTATAAA GAGAGGGCTCTCGAGGTATTATGACGGGAAGTCGCAGTCGTTCACGTCGTTGGCGAGCTGCGAGAGCCTGCAGGATCTGGTGAAGAAGGAGAGACCCTGCATAAAGAGATTGAAGCTGTGCAAGAGCTATGGAGGAGGCCTGGACAGTTCCGGCAAGTCGTTCAGTCCCAAGGCGATCATATCGAAGAAGGGTTCGTCATCAAGATCTGCCTTCtcatcgtcgtcttcttcttcttcttctgctgcttcACATCTAGGGAAGAGGTTTACTTCACTCGGCAATAGACCGCCCGTTCCGATACTCAAGACCTTTTGA
- the LOC104438212 gene encoding serine/threonine-protein kinase VPS15 — protein MGNKIARTKQGSASEYYLHDLPSSYNLVLKEVLGKGRFFKTIQCKHDEGLVLVKVYFKRDDSIDLREYERRLLHIKDTFRAIDHPHVWSFQSWQETDKAAYLLRQYFFNNLHDRLSTRPFLNIIEKKWLAFQLLLALKQCHEKGICHGDIKCENVLVTSWNWLYLADFASFKPTYIPYDDPSDFSFFFDTGGRRLCYLAPERFYEHGGEMQVAQDAPLRPSMDIFAVGCVIAELFLEGQPLFELSQLLAYRRGQYDPSQHLEKIPDCGIRKMILHMIQLEPECRLSAESYLQTFAGVVFPGYFSPFLHNLYCCCNPLPPDARVAMCQSVFNEILKHMMNNRSSKESYLGARTPGNLSVKMVAKQNDKLENDSGRKREDLGKNSSKDHGGGFGYESDLLRDDAKTAGKDESNCSMQQNFKTSRIKDPNEPSEHISHPFRVIDHPCMKKITIEKLNDLMSAHDGNLDTFGMPFLEVPENSMKCEGMVLIASLLCACIRNVKLPHLRRGALVLLTACSLYIDDEDRLQRVIPYVIAMLSDPAAIVRSAALETLCYILPLVRDFPPSDAKIFPEYILPMLSMLPDDPEESVRICYASNIAKLALTAYRFLLHSISLSEAGVLDELSLQQKSPLVSSETTKKLQAASTDAQLAQLRKSIAEVVQELVMGLKQTPSIRRALLQDVGILCCFFGQRQSNDFLLPILPAFLNDRDEQLRAVFYGQIIYVCFFVGQRSVEEYLLPYIEQALSDPTEAVVVNALDCLTILCKGGLLRKRTLLEMIERAFPLLCYPSQWVRRLVVTFISASSESLGAVDSYVFLAPLIRPFLQRQPASLASEKVLLSCLNPPVAKQVFYEVLESVRSSDMLERQRKIWYKSSAQVKQWETVESLKRGSGETNSMKSWLDKPLNVDTQCSIDSTLNQPGLTESDDNVANLRSTGSYMPKTTSTIEATCSEKVQFSGMMASQVGGLNSFMGDKSSEGIPLYSFSVDKRSTGNPSAPSASSVQVNSLGFDSSSMPWMDTVSKSFSLASSVPAPKLVSGSFSISGGSKQFYRVVHEPDSRENDQANFGNSKFQEMGVSSMVKGSTVSMEDASTLSDIMGLPSFQRASTIPDSGWRPRGVLVAHLQEHRSAVNDIAVSTDHSFFVSASDDSTVKVWDSRKLEKDISFRSRLTYHLEGSRALCTAILRNSAQVIVGACDGTIHMFSVDYISRGLGNVVEKYSGIADIKKKDAKEGAVLSLMNYSADNMSGQMVMYSTQNGGIHLFDARSNLNAWSLATTPEEGYVSSIVAGPCGNWFVSGSSRGVLTLWDLRFLIPVNSWRYSVVCPIEKMCLFVPPPNASASAMTRPLVYVAAGSNEISLWNAENGSCHQVMRVANYEGDGEVSDVPWALARPSNKTSYKADLRRNVNPKYRVDELNEPPPRLPGIRSLLPLPGGDLLTGGTDLKIRRWEHCSPDRTYCVCGPNIKGIGNEDFYESRSSFGVQIVQETRRRPLTTKLTAKAVLAAAATDSAGCHRDSIISLASVKLNQRLLISSSRDGAIKVWK, from the exons ATGGGGAACAAGATCGCGCGCACGAAGCAGGGGTCGGCGTCGGAGTACTACCTCCACGACCTGCCCTCCTCCTACAACCTCGTCCTCAAGGAGGTCCTCGGCAAGGGCCGCTTCTTCAAGACGATCCAGTGCAAGCACGACGAGGGGCTCGTCCTCGTCAAGGTCTACTTCAAGCGCGACGACAGCATCGACCTCCGCGAGTACGAGCGCCGCCTCCTCCACATCAAGGACACCTTCCGCGCCATCGATCACCCCCACGTCTGGTCCTTCCAG TCTTGGCAGGAAACTGACAAAGCGGCCTATCTGCTAAGGCAGTACTTCTTCAATAATCTGCATGATCGGTTGAGTACTCGCCCTTTCCTTAATATCATCGAGAAGAAATGGTTGGCATTTCAG TTACTCCTTGCGCTGAAGCAGTGCCATGAAAAGGGAATCTGCCATG GGGACATTAAGTGCGAGAATGTGCTTGTAACCTCATGGAATTGGCTTTACCTTGCTGATTTTGCCTCCTTCAAGCCTACCTATATCCCCTATGATGACCCTtcggatttttcatttttctttgacacTGGAGGTAGAAGACTATGCTATCTTGCCCCTGAG AGATTTTATGAGCATGGAGGTGAGATGCAAGTTGCCCAAGATGCACCTTTAAGACCATCTATGGATATCTTTGCTGTAGG GTGTGTAATTGCGGAGCTTTTCCTTGAGGGCCAACCACTTTTTGAGCTCTCCCAGCTTCTTGCTTATCGGAGGGGGCAGTATGATCCTAGTCAGCATCTTGAAAag ATCCCAGATTGTGGAATTCGGAAGATGATCCTTCATATGATTCAATTGGAGCCAGAATGTCGCCTTTCTGCCGAAAGTTACCTACAGACCTTTGCTGGCGTTGTGTTTCCAGGCTACTTCTCGCCTTTTCTGCACAATCTTTACTGCTGTTGCAATCCTCTTCCGCCTGATGCAAGG GTTGCAATGTGTCAGAGTGTTTTCAACGAGATACTTAAGCACATGATGAACAATAGGTCGTCCAAGGAATCTTATCTTGGAGCTAGAACACCTGGTAATCTATCAGTGAAGATGGTTGCAAAACAAAATGACAAGTTGGAAAATGACTcggggagaaaaagagaggatcTGGGGAAAAACTCATCAAAGGACCATGGTGGTGGTTTTGGTTATGAGAGTGATCTGCTTAGGGATGATGCAAAGACTGCAGGGAAGGATGAGTCCAATTGTTCAATGCAGCAGAATTTCAAAACAAGTCGGATAAAAGATCCTAATGAACCAAGTGAACACATTTCCCATCCGTTTAGGGTAATTGACCATCCCTGCATGAAAAAGATCACAATTGAGAAGCTGAATGATCTGATGTCTGCACATGATGGCAACTTGGATACTTTCGGCATGCCTTTTTTAGAAGTACCCGAAAATAGTATGAAGTGTGAAGGTATGGTACTCATTGCCTCCTTGCTTTGTGCATGTATACGCAATGTCAAGCTGCCTCATTTGAGGAGAGGAGCCCTGGTTTTGCTGACTGCATGCTCCCTATATATTGATGATGAAGACCGCTTGCAGCGTGTGATTCCTTATGTGATTGCTATGCTTTCCGATCCAGCAGCAATAGTGCGTTCTGCTGCCTTAGAGACTTTATGCTATATTCTTCCTTTAGTCCGGGATTTTCCTCCCAGTGATGCTAAAATTTTTCCGGAATATATTCTTCCCATGCTATCGATGCTACCTGATGATCCAGAGGAAAGTGTGAGAATATGCTATGCCAGCAATATAGCAAAATTGGCTCTCACTGCCTATCGTTTCTTGCTTCATTCAATAAGCTTGAGTGAGGCAGGGGTACTGGATGAATTGAGTTTACAACAGAAATCACCTTTAGTTTCTAGTGAAACAACTAAAAAGCTGCAAGCAGCAAGTACAGATGCACAACTTGCCCAGCTGAGGAAGTCAATTGCTGAGGTTGTTCAAGAACTTGTCATGGGTCTCAAGCAAACTCCAAGCATTAGGAGAGCACTCCTCCAGGATGTTGGTATCTTATGTTGTTTTTTTGGACAGAGACAGAGTAATGACTTTCTGCTACCTATTCTGCCAGCTTTCCTGAATGATAGAGATGAGCAGCTGAGGGCAGTATTCTATGGGCAGATCATATATGTATGCTTTTTTGTTGGCCAAAGAAGTGTGGAGGAATATCTCTTACCTTACATTGAGCAAGCTTTGAGCGATCCGACTGAGGCTGTTGTCGTCAATGCATTGGATTGTTTGACCATTTTGTGTAAAGGTGGCTTATTGAGGAAGAGGACTCTGCTTGAAATGATAGAGCGGGCATTCCCATTGTTATGTTATCCCAGCCAGTGGGTGAGAAGACTGGTTGTCACTTTCATCTCAGCTAGCAGTGAGAGTTTAGGTGCTGTCGATTCCTATGTTTTCCTTGCACCACTTATACGCCCTTTCCTCCAGAGGCAACCGGCATCTTTAGCTTCTGAGAAGGTTCTTCTTTCATGTCTAAATCCTCCGGTAGCAAAACAAGTGTTCTACGAAGTGTTGGAAAGTGTAAGGAGTTCAGACATGTTGGAGAGACAGAGAAAAATATGGTACAAATCGTCAGCACAAGTGAAACAATGGGAAACTGTCGAATCCTTGAAGAGGGGTTCAGGAGAAACAAACTCAATGAAAAGCTGGCTAGATAAGCCACTAAATGTTGATACACAATGCTCAATTGACAGTACCTTAAATCAGCCAGGCCTAACTGAGTCTGATGATAATGTGGCAAACCTAAGATCCACAGGGAGCTATATGCCAAAGACTACTAGCACTATAGAAGCTACATGCTCAGAAAAAGTGCAATTTTCAGGTATGATGGCTTCACAAGTTGGTGGTTTGAATAGCTTCATGGGTGACAAATCATCAGAAGGGAttcctttatactccttcagTGTAGATAAGCGATCAACTGGAAATCCTTCTGCACCATCTGCTTCTTCAGTGCAAGTGAATTCCTTGggttttgattcatcatccATGCCTTGGATGGACACTGTAAGCAAATCATTTTCCTTGGCAAGTTCAGTTCCAGCACCAAAGCTTGTTTCTGGTTCATTCAGCATCAGCGGTGGTTCGAAACAATTTTATAGGGTGGTACATGAGCCAGATAGCAGAGAGAATGATCAAGCAAATTTTGGTAATAGCAAATTTCAAGAGATGGGAGTATCTAGCATGGTGAAAGGGAGCACAGTTAGTATGGAAGATGCTTCTACATTGTCTGATATAATGGGATTACCTTCATTTCAACGTGCATCGACCATTCCAGATTCAGGTTGGAGGCCACGTGGAGTGTTAGTTGCGCACCTCCAGGAACACCGCTCTGCTGTCAACGATATTGCAGTTTCAACTGATCATAGCTTTTTTGTTAGTGCTTCAGATGATTCCACTGTCAAGGTGTGGGATtcaagaaaattggaaaaagacaTATCATTTAGGTCAAGGCTAACATATCACTTGGAAGGAAGCCGTGCACTTTGTACTGCAATTCTTCGGAATTCTGCTCAAGTGATTGTTGGAGCTTGCGATGGCACAATACATATGTTTTCTGTGGATTACATCTCCAGAGGTCTTGGCAATGTCGTTGAGAAGTATTCAGGTATTGCtgatattaaaaagaaagatgctAAGGAAGGTGCTGTGCTCAGCCTAATGAATTATAGTGCTGATAATATGTCCGGTCAAATGGTTATGTACAGCACCCAAAATGGTGGGATCCATCTGTTTGATGCAAGAAGTAATTTGAATGCATGGAGTTTGGCAACTACACCTGAGGAGGGTTATGTTTCTTCTATAGTTGCAGGACCTTGTGGAAATTGGTTTGTCTCAGGGTCTTCAAGGGGTGTGCTTACTCTCTGGGACCTGAGGTTCCTTATACCTGTCAATTCATGGCGGTATTCTGTTGTTTGCCCTATAGAGAAGATGTGTCTTTTCGTTCCTCCTCCAAATGCTTCTGCATCTGCCATGACAAGACCACTTGTTTATGTTGCTGCTGGCTCTAATGAGATTTCCCTTTGGAATGCAGAGAATGGGAGCTGCCATCAG GTGATGAGGGTTGCAAATTATGAGGGTGATGGTGAAGTGTCTGATGTGCCTTGGGCACTGGCCAGACCATCAAACAAAACAAGTTACAAAGCTGATCTGAGACGTAATGTGAACCCAAAGTACAGAGTTGATGAGTTGAATGAGCCTCCTCCTCGGCTTCCCGGCATTCGTTCATTGCTTCCGTTACCTGGGGGTGATTTGTTAACAGGGGGTACCGATTTGAAAATACGCCGATGGGAACATTGCAG CCCTGATCGAACATACTGTGTATGTGGACCAAACATAAAGGGCATAGGAAATGAAGACTTTTATGAATCCAGATCATCTTTTGGGGTGCAAATTGTGCAG
- the LOC104438211 gene encoding arginine--tRNA ligase, cytoplasmic isoform X1, with protein MRGGLALLSTVSPPPPPPLRRLRLRPLFSSDILRVKSRRSVWSIRTQAATTMASDQENIGNVRKQLAKLFETSLRTTVPEESDVEPLVAACTAKFGDYQCNNAMSLWPRIKGKKTEFRGPPAVGQALMKNLPSSEMVEACSVAGPGFVNVTLSKNWIAKNIQKMLIDGIETCAPGLSVKRVVVDFSSPNIAKEMHVGHLRSTIIGDTLARMLEFSNVEVLRRNHVGDWGTQFGMLIEFLFEKFPDWENAGDTAIGDLQAFYKASKQKFDEDPVFKERAQKAVVRLQGGEPRYRSAWTQICDISRREFDGVYQRLGVSLEEKGESFYNPYIPSVLEKLSELGLVEESEGARVIFVEGFERPVIVVKKDGGYNYASTDLAALWYRLNIEKAEWIIYVTDVGQSEHFQMFFKAAKRAGWLPDDDKAYPRTNHVGFGLVLGEDGKRFRTRSTEVVRLADLLDEAKARSKAALIERGKDKEWSEEDLDKIAEAVGYGAVKYADLKNNRTTNYTFNFDQMLNDKGNTAVYLLYAHARMCSIIRKSGKDIEELKKTGSIALNHPDERALGLHLLQFGETVEEACTNLLPNVLCEYLYNLSENFTKFYSNCQVVGSAEETSRLLLCEATAVVMRKCFHLLGIVPVHKL; from the exons ATGAGAGGCGGTCTCGCGCTGCTCTCCACCgtctctcctcctccgccgcctccgctccgccgcctccgcctccgccccctcTTCTCCTCCG ATATCCTGAGAGTGAAATCTAGGAGATCGGTTTGGAGCATAAGGACGCAAGCAGCAACAACAATGGCGAGT GATCAAGAAAACATTGGCAATGTGAGGAAACAGCTGGCAAAGCTGTTTGAGACATCTCTTAGGACAACTGTCCCTGAGGAATCAGATGTTGAGCCCTTGGTTGCTGCTTGCACTGCCAAGTTTGGCGATTACCAATG CAACAATGCTATGAGCCTATGGCCAAGGATCAAAGGTAAAAAGACAGAATTCAGGGGTCCCCCGGCAGTAGGACAG GCACTTATGAAGAACCTTCCTTCATCTGAAATGGTAGAGGCGTGCTCTGTTGCTGGACCTGGATTTGTGAACGTCACGTTATCGAAGAATTGGATTGCCAAG AACATTCAGAAGATGCTGATTGATGGAATTGAAACATGCGCGCCAGGGCTCTCAGTTAAAAGGGTGGtggttgatttttcttctcctaACATTGCAAAAGAAATGCATGTTGGACATTTGAGATCTACTATAATTGGAGATACACTGGCCCGCATGCTGGAGTTTTCAAACGTTGAAGTTCTTCGTAGAAACCATGTTGGTGATTGGGGTACACAG TTTGGCATGTTAATTGAGTTCCTTTTCGAGAAGTTCCCAGATTGGGAAAATGCTGGTGACACTGCCATTGGAGACCTGCAG GCATTTTATAAGGCATCAAAACAGAAATTTGATGAGGATCCTGTTTTTAAGGAGAGGGCACAGAAGGCTGTGGTTCGCCTCCAG GGTGGGGAACCAAGGTACCGCAGTGCATGGACGCAAATCTGTGATATTAGCCGAAGGGAGTTTGATGGGGTTTATCAGCGCCTTGGGGTTTCATTGGAGGAGAAG GGAGAAAGCTTCTACAACCCATATATTCCTAGTGTACTGGAGAAGCTGAGCGAATTAGGGCTAGTAGAAGAAAGTGAAGGAGCTCGTGTGATATTTGTTGAAGGTTTTGAGAGACCTGTTATCGTGGTGAAGAAAGACGGCGGTTACAACTATGCATCAACTGATCTCGCTGCTCTTTG GTATCGCCTGAACATAGAAAAGGCTGAGTGGATTATTTATGTCACCGATGTTGGTCAGTCTGAGCACTTTCAAATGTTTTTCAAG GCTGCTAAGCGTGCAGGTTGGCTTCCTGATGATGATAAAGCATACCCTAGGACCAACCATGTTGGCTTTGGTCTTGTTCTTGGTGAAGATGGTAAGCGTTTTCGAACTCGCAGTACTGAAGTCGTTAGACTTGCGGATTTACTGGATGAAGCCAAAGCTCGCAGTAAAGCAGCACTTATTGAACGTG GCAAGGATAAGGAATGGAGCGAGGAGGATCTTGACAAAATTGCAGAGGCAGTGGGTTATGGAGCTGTGAA GTATGCTGACTTGAAGAACAATAGGACCACCAACTACACCTTCAACTTTGATCAAATGCTTAATGATAAG GGGAATACTGCTGTCTATCTGTTGTATGCCCATGCTAGGATGTGCTCAATTATCAGAAAATCTGGTAAAGATATAGAGGAACTCAAGAAA ACCGGAAGCATAGCATTGAATCATCCAGATGAACGGGCATTGGGGCTTCATTTGCTCCAATTCGGTGAG ACTGTGGAGGAGGCTTGCACTAATCTGTTGCCCAATGTGTTGTGTGAATACCTGTACAATTTGTCAGAGAATTTTACCAAATTCTATTCGAACTGCCAG GTGGTTGGATCAGCAGAGGAGACCAGCAGGTTGCTGCTGTGCGAAGCAACCGCAGTTGTCATGAGGAAATGCTTCCATCTCCTTGGGATAGTGCCCGTCCACAAGTTATAA